From Alosa sapidissima isolate fAloSap1 chromosome 7, fAloSap1.pri, whole genome shotgun sequence, the proteins below share one genomic window:
- the angptl7 gene encoding angiopoietin-related protein 7: MQKWVLVSLATLLTCLLLGNTSAQGALKKRLAPPKPPKGQCCDEVRSLKVQVANLTSLLEELRGKQESDLLNILRQMMELDQLSRRQEERVTEAESKYSEINNRVEIMQMQGAQAHTRTSSEAIYDCASLYSRNYKISGEYKLPSDDYLGTPELDVFCDMETNGGGWTVIQRRKVGLSSFNRDWKQYKKGFGTIRGDFWLGNENIFRMTRQPTVLRIEMEDWEGQTRYAEYGFFTISNELNSYKLFVANYSGNAGDSMRYHNNTNFSTKDKDNDKCVDDCAALRKGGYWYNCCTDSNPNGMYYRFGKHNKQSTDGITWYGWHGPSYSLKRMEMKIRPQGFMP; encoded by the exons ATGCAGAAGTGGGTGCTGGTGAGTCTGGCCACGCTGCTGACATGTCTGCTGCTGGGCAACACGTCCGCCCAGGGCGCCCTGAAGAAGCGCCTGGCCCCGCCGAAGCCCCCCAAGGGCCAGTGCTGTGACGAGGTGCGCTCACTGAAGGTGCAGGTGGCCAACCTGACCAGCCTGCTGGAGGAGCTGAGGGGCAAGCAGGAATCTGACCTGCTCAACATCCTGCGCCAGATGATGGAGCTGGACCAGCTGAGCCGCCGTCAGGAGGAGCGCGTCACCGAGGCCGAGAGCAAGTACTCCGAGATCAACAACCGCGTGGAGATCATGCAGATGCAAGGCGCCCAAGCCCACACGCGCACCTCATCAg AGGCCATCTACGACTGTGCATCACTGTACTCCAGAAACTACAAGATCTCAGGAGAGTACAAACTTCCTTCTGATGACTACCTGGGCACACCTGAACTGGAC GTGTTCTGTGACATGGAAACCAATGGAGGAGGTTGGACCGTCATCCAGAGACGCAAGGTGGGCCTGAGCAGCTTCAACCGTGACTGGAAGCAGTACAAGAAGGGATTCGGCACCATCCGTGGGGATTTCTGGCTGGGCAATGAAAACATCTTCCGCATGACCCGCCAGCCTACCGTGCTGAGGATAGAGATGGAG GACTGGGAGGGACAGACTCGTTATGCTGAATACGGCTTCTTCACCATCAGCAACGAGTTGAACAGCTACAAGCTATTCGTCGCCAACTACAGCGGCAATGCCGGTGACTCAATGCGCTACCACAACAACACCAACTTCAGCACAAAGGACAAGGACAACGACAAGTGTGTTGATGACTGCGCTGCACTTCGCAAGG gTGGCTACTGGTACAACTGCTGCACTGACTCAAACCCCAATGGCATGTACTACCGCTTTGGTAAACACAACAAGCAGAGTACGGATGGCATCACCTGGTACGGCTGGCACGGACCCAGCTACTCCCTGAAGCGCATGGAGATGAAGATCAGACCTCAGGGATTCATGCCTTAA